One region of Sulfolobales archaeon genomic DNA includes:
- a CDS encoding DUF5679 domain-containing protein, producing MPQGFCLKCRKKVELKNPTETVLKNKAKAIVGTCPNCGTKVYVITGRAK from the coding sequence ATGCCACAGGGCTTCTGTCTAAAGTGCAGGAAGAAGGTTGAGCTGAAGAACCCAACAGAGACTGTGCTGAAGAACAAGGCCAAGGCTATAGTAGGGACATGTCCGAACTGTGGAACAAAGGTCTATGTTATAACTGGTAGGGCTAAGTAA
- a CDS encoding helix-turn-helix domain-containing protein encodes MSSTLLDVWVKVVRRDCDVTNAIASMDWDIRMVRVSPGRTMSSHMLRIVSGDPEEVKSQLLRKGIRIVRILGNNTLWVRARSCSSCSLLSKEDCVVVEGIPLSSYEMSYRLLVPGLGALRDIIKSLASAGLQPVVLKRAEHIEAGELTPRQLEVLLFAYKKGYFDTPRKISLSEMASMMGIRATSLRDIIRRAIKKIVRKYLADMGLLLEE; translated from the coding sequence ATGTCATCCACCCTTCTCGACGTGTGGGTGAAGGTTGTTAGGAGGGATTGTGATGTGACGAATGCTATTGCATCTATGGATTGGGATATAAGGATGGTCAGGGTTAGCCCTGGTAGGACTATGTCGAGCCATATGCTTAGAATCGTTAGCGGGGATCCTGAGGAGGTCAAGTCACAGCTTCTTAGAAAGGGTATTAGGATTGTAAGGATCTTGGGGAACAATACACTCTGGGTTAGGGCTAGGAGCTGCTCATCATGCTCCCTCCTCAGCAAGGAGGACTGTGTTGTGGTTGAGGGGATCCCCCTTTCCAGCTATGAGATGAGCTATAGACTATTAGTCCCAGGGCTGGGGGCCCTCAGGGATATTATAAAGTCCCTGGCATCTGCAGGGCTCCAACCAGTTGTTCTGAAGAGGGCTGAGCATATAGAGGCTGGCGAGCTAACGCCGAGGCAGCTTGAGGTGCTTCTATTCGCATATAAGAAGGGTTATTTCGATACACCGAGGAAGATCTCTTTATCTGAGATGGCGAGTATGATGGGTATAAGGGCTACATCCCTTAGAGATATAATTAGGAGGGCTATTAAGAAGATAGTTAGGAAATATCTAGCTGACATGGGTCTACTCCTGGAGGAGTAG
- a CDS encoding 4Fe-4S dicluster domain-containing protein, whose amino-acid sequence MGEAVPHGEALRKYQRIVIDMDICISCGACVAVCPVQALELDQNAKARLIWEKCIDDFSCVKVCPVNCIWPSSEAPQQSKEKSGWYRFGRELEDIERKIFEEWKSKYGITGAPAEL is encoded by the coding sequence GCTTTGAGGAAGTACCAGAGAATCGTGATAGATATGGATATATGTATAAGCTGTGGAGCATGTGTAGCAGTATGCCCTGTCCAAGCCCTCGAGCTGGATCAGAATGCAAAGGCAAGGCTTATATGGGAGAAATGTATTGATGACTTCAGCTGCGTTAAAGTCTGCCCAGTGAACTGTATATGGCCATCCTCCGAGGCTCCACAGCAGTCTAAGGAGAAGAGTGGTTGGTATAGATTTGGCAGGGAGCTAGAGGATATCGAGAGGAAGATCTTTGAGGAGTGGAAGAGCAAATACGGAATCACGGGTGCGCCAGCCGAGCTATAA